One Scylla paramamosain isolate STU-SP2022 chromosome 7, ASM3559412v1, whole genome shotgun sequence DNA window includes the following coding sequences:
- the LOC135102064 gene encoding immunoglobulin domain-containing protein oig-4-like, whose product MQLGRAWAVVLLVLVATAAVTEAKKGKGRGKNRRKFGSRGIIKNFKSEASRAYYNHNGGAKITLWSHFESEYVLGRKIVFMCKAEGEPRPVITWFKDGIELYSHSFFQVHEWQEGPKAIKSKMEIDPATQMDAGYYECQADNKYAVDVKGFSADYSIEFV is encoded by the exons atgcagctggggcgggcgtgggcggtggtgctgctggtacTGGTGGCGACCGCTGCCGTAACGGAGGCCAAGAAGGGCAAGGGGCGCGGTAAGAACAGGCGCAAGTTTGGCAGCCGAGGCATCATCAAAAATTTCAAGTCTGAGGCCAGCCGTGCTTACTACAACCACAACGGC GGCGCCAAGATCACACTGTGGTCGCACTTCGAGTCTGAGTACGTGCTGGGCCGCAAGATCGTGTTCATGTGCAAGGCGGAAGGAGAGCCGCGCCCGGTCATCACCTGGTTCAAGGACGGCATTGAGCTCTACTCCCACTCCTTCTTCCAG GTACACGAGTGGCAGGAGGGACCCAAGGCCATCAAGAGCAAGATGGAGATCGACCCTGCCACGCAGATGGACGCCGGCTACTACGAATGCCAGGCCGACAACAAGTACGCCGTGGATGTCAAGGGCTTCAGTGCCGACTACTCTATAGAGTTTGTATGA